The Rhizobium sp. BG4 genome has a window encoding:
- a CDS encoding CsbD family protein produces MGSTSDKISGKANELAGQAKQAVGKAINDREMQAKGLAQEANGDAQQAKGQAKDAVKNIVDRA; encoded by the coding sequence ATGGGTAGCACCAGCGACAAGATTTCTGGCAAGGCAAACGAACTGGCAGGCCAGGCCAAGCAGGCTGTTGGAAAAGCCATCAACGACAGGGAAATGCAGGCCAAGGGTCTTGCGCAGGAAGCCAACGGCGATGCGCAGCAGGCGAAGGGTCAGGCGAAGGATGCTGTGAAGAACATCGTCGATCGCGCCTGA
- a CDS encoding glycoside hydrolase family 15 protein — MLGTLVPVRIDGYLPLEHYAAVGGGRSVALVGADGAIDWWCAPDMDCPPLFNRLHDPAGGQFTITPTAEFHIERQYRQDSNVLETIFITDTGSARLTESLNSGVAGRLPWCELARRIEGLRGSVEFKITLEPTCAERQVRRADHPNAAIRYIGDLTTTFCHDDKVGIIVDEDQRTLACHTTSAGSSTCVAFLVADQAPLAIPNLKDIDRRIDLSDDEWRRWSSELAYDGPFKGDLVRCALSLKFLVYSKTGAIAAAATSGLPERFGGVKNYDYRYAWVRDAAYTIKALLRAGSLEEPIGAFGWLVRTISDDGPVPKVVYTLTGEAVPDERTVAVPGYKASSPVRVGNRARTQTQLSCYGDVLETAALFAKCGHVLDPQAAGLMAGLADQCLTRWREQDCGIWELEDQQHYTFSKIGCWLALKNAAWLAREGHIRGDADRWLGVSDQIRKWIDENCWSSEKQAYTFFAGTDRLDAALLLTTRFGFEHDDRLKSTRAAIERELAVGPLVYRYSGAAKEEGTFVACSCWLVEAYAFLGEVDHAEQLLKRLLERLGNNFGILNEEIDPATGSGLGNLPQGLSHLALLHAIYSIEENR, encoded by the coding sequence ATGCTGGGAACCCTCGTTCCAGTCAGGATTGACGGCTATCTCCCACTGGAGCACTACGCTGCAGTGGGAGGTGGTCGCTCAGTTGCCCTTGTCGGCGCTGACGGCGCCATTGACTGGTGGTGCGCCCCCGACATGGACTGCCCGCCGCTGTTCAACCGTCTGCATGATCCAGCGGGCGGTCAATTCACCATCACGCCGACCGCAGAGTTTCACATCGAGCGGCAATACCGGCAAGACAGCAATGTTCTGGAAACGATCTTCATCACCGACACCGGGTCTGCCCGGTTGACCGAGTCCCTGAACAGCGGTGTCGCTGGACGGCTGCCGTGGTGCGAACTGGCTCGTCGAATTGAAGGTTTGAGGGGTTCTGTCGAATTCAAAATTACGCTGGAGCCGACATGCGCTGAGCGGCAGGTAAGGCGCGCCGATCATCCGAACGCAGCAATACGGTATATCGGGGATTTGACAACAACCTTCTGTCACGATGATAAGGTTGGTATCATCGTCGATGAGGATCAGCGAACACTTGCCTGCCACACGACGTCAGCCGGTTCATCGACATGTGTTGCTTTTCTCGTGGCCGATCAAGCTCCTCTTGCCATACCAAACCTCAAGGATATCGACCGTCGGATTGACCTCAGCGATGACGAGTGGCGAAGGTGGTCCAGCGAGTTGGCCTATGACGGCCCATTCAAAGGCGACCTTGTGCGCTGTGCGCTATCCCTGAAATTTCTCGTCTATTCCAAGACTGGGGCTATCGCTGCAGCCGCGACGTCTGGACTTCCTGAGCGGTTTGGCGGCGTCAAAAACTATGATTACCGATATGCGTGGGTGCGGGATGCTGCCTATACGATCAAGGCTTTGCTGCGTGCGGGATCACTTGAGGAGCCCATCGGTGCTTTTGGCTGGTTGGTCCGTACCATATCTGACGATGGGCCGGTACCGAAGGTCGTCTACACATTGACAGGCGAGGCAGTGCCTGACGAGCGAACGGTCGCCGTCCCCGGGTACAAGGCGTCATCGCCTGTCAGGGTGGGCAATAGGGCCAGAACACAGACACAGCTCAGCTGTTACGGCGATGTCCTGGAAACCGCAGCCCTGTTTGCAAAATGTGGCCATGTCCTTGATCCGCAGGCAGCCGGGCTTATGGCAGGCTTGGCGGATCAATGCCTGACACGGTGGCGCGAGCAGGACTGCGGTATTTGGGAGCTTGAGGACCAGCAACACTACACCTTTTCCAAAATTGGCTGCTGGCTGGCGCTGAAGAACGCGGCCTGGCTTGCCAGGGAAGGACATATCAGGGGCGACGCTGATCGCTGGCTTGGCGTGAGCGATCAAATACGCAAATGGATCGACGAGAACTGCTGGTCCAGCGAGAAGCAGGCATACACATTTTTTGCCGGGACCGATCGGCTCGACGCGGCGCTCTTGCTGACAACCCGCTTCGGTTTCGAGCACGACGACCGCCTCAAGAGTACGCGGGCCGCAATCGAACGAGAGCTGGCTGTCGGTCCGCTGGTTTACCGCTACAGCGGCGCTGCGAAGGAGGAGGGGACTTTTGTTGCCTGCTCATGCTGGCTTGTCGAAGCATATGCCTTCTTAGGTGAGGTCGATCATGCCGAGCAATTGCTCAAGCGCTTGCTCGAAAGGCTTGGAAATAATTTCGGCATTCTGAACGAAGAGATCGATCCGGCGACCGGCTCGGGGCTTGGAAACCTGCCTCAGGGCCTCAGCCACCTTGCACTGCTACATGCCATCTATTCCATTGAGGAAAATCGATGA
- a CDS encoding SDR family oxidoreductase, with amino-acid sequence MASADQFNMQNPLTQYPQPKFPEQPQPVPGLASKMQPVPDHGETSYKGTGRLNGRKALVTGGDSGIGRAAAIAFAREGADVVINYLPEEQSDAEEVIKLIEAEGRKAVAIPGDLKREAFCKKLVETANDELGGLDLLVNVAGRQKAIADISQLTTEQFDETFKTNVYALFWICKAAVPLMPEGSSIINTASIQAYQPSATLLDYAPTKSAIVAFSKALSKQVLPKGIRVNIVAPGPFWTPLQTSGGQTQDVITAFGSEVPMKRPGQPAECAPIYVFLASQESSYITGESFGVTGGNTLP; translated from the coding sequence ATGGCTTCCGCCGACCAGTTTAATATGCAGAACCCGCTCACGCAGTATCCTCAGCCGAAATTTCCTGAGCAACCACAGCCAGTACCCGGCTTGGCGAGCAAGATGCAGCCTGTGCCCGATCACGGTGAAACATCCTATAAGGGTACCGGTCGACTGAACGGTCGCAAAGCACTCGTGACTGGTGGCGACTCCGGGATCGGCCGGGCAGCCGCGATTGCCTTCGCCCGTGAGGGAGCCGACGTCGTCATAAACTATCTGCCTGAAGAACAGAGCGACGCGGAGGAGGTGATCAAGCTCATTGAGGCGGAAGGCCGAAAGGCAGTCGCGATCCCTGGCGATCTCAAACGCGAAGCGTTCTGCAAAAAGCTTGTTGAGACAGCGAATGACGAGCTGGGCGGTCTCGATCTCCTGGTCAATGTGGCTGGTCGCCAGAAAGCCATCGCCGACATTTCGCAGCTGACAACCGAACAATTCGATGAAACCTTCAAGACGAATGTCTACGCCCTGTTCTGGATATGCAAGGCGGCTGTCCCGCTCATGCCTGAAGGCTCATCGATCATCAATACCGCTTCCATTCAAGCTTACCAGCCGTCTGCGACACTTCTCGACTACGCGCCGACGAAGTCGGCAATCGTCGCGTTCAGCAAGGCACTGTCCAAGCAGGTTCTGCCAAAGGGGATCCGCGTGAACATCGTGGCACCTGGTCCATTCTGGACGCCGCTGCAGACATCCGGAGGCCAAACGCAGGACGTCATCACGGCGTTCGGCAGCGAGGTCCCGATGAAACGTCCCGGTCAGCCAGCCGAATGTGCGCCAATCTACGTTTTCCTGGCCTCCCAGGAATCGAGCTACATCACGGGCGAGAGCTTTGGCGTGACCGGCGGCAATACGCTACCCTGA
- a CDS encoding cupin produces the protein MNIEHKSFRPSDWVPNNTRLPVLIYRQAIFHATSSDFEEAFEENGWTGIWRDGVFDYHHYHSGAHEALGVGRGTAKLQLGGPGGEIIELATGDCLLLPAGTGHKKIEASSDFEIVGAYPPRQQADIQTQAPSAELLAIISSLSIPGNDPVVGATGGLKEFWR, from the coding sequence ATGAACATCGAGCACAAATCTTTTAGACCAAGTGACTGGGTCCCAAACAACACTCGGTTGCCAGTCCTGATCTACCGCCAGGCAATTTTCCATGCCACCTCGTCGGATTTCGAGGAGGCATTCGAGGAGAACGGCTGGACCGGTATCTGGCGCGATGGCGTGTTCGATTATCATCATTACCACTCGGGAGCGCATGAGGCGTTGGGCGTGGGGCGCGGTACAGCCAAGCTTCAACTCGGCGGACCTGGTGGCGAAATCATCGAACTCGCGACGGGAGATTGCCTTCTCCTACCAGCAGGAACGGGCCACAAGAAAATAGAGGCATCAAGCGACTTCGAGATCGTCGGAGCTTACCCTCCGCGCCAGCAGGCAGATATCCAGACGCAGGCACCGAGCGCCGAGCTGCTTGCGATCATTTCGTCGCTTTCAATACCAGGCAACGATCCGGTCGTTGGCGCGACCGGTGGCTTGAAAGAGTTTTGGCGATGA
- a CDS encoding CsbD family protein — protein MGSTADKVSGKANELAGKARQSVGDATDNRDMKAKGMAQEAKGDAQQAKGQAKDAVKKVVDKA, from the coding sequence ATGGGAAGCACAGCTGACAAGGTTTCCGGTAAAGCCAATGAACTGGCTGGCAAAGCCCGCCAAAGCGTGGGCGATGCAACCGATAACCGTGATATGAAGGCAAAGGGCATGGCGCAAGAAGCCAAGGGCGATGCTCAGCAGGCGAAAGGCCAGGCTAAGGACGCAGTAAAGAAGGTCGTCGATAAGGCATAA
- a CDS encoding DUF1932 domain-containing protein, which yields MLMSKIAVIGMGAMGSAVAEALMSSGAEISTTLEGRSSATRDRAAVAGIREEDLMSLVDADIILSIVPPSQALAVADKVATAVRSSKSSTTFVDCNAVSPQTMEKVSEVFKDTAATVLDACIIGGPPQAGKPGPRFYISGDARETVAVLTEFGLDARLLERDVGAASALKMCYAGINKGLIGLGTAMLLAAARNGADKALMAELSESQRQLVEKLGHGIPDMYPKAYRWVAEMNEIGAFLGADEPAVEIFAGMAGVFQQVADDQAGNNGLTAVLSGMLAQRPEGSLNRYDALSNGNFDEGSRGLEPVPSARESHDEVELEAELEEGLEDSFPASDPVSAIVTSIPGTTKR from the coding sequence ATGTTAATGTCAAAAATCGCTGTGATCGGAATGGGAGCTATGGGTAGCGCTGTCGCGGAAGCCCTTATGTCCTCCGGAGCGGAAATCAGTACCACCTTGGAAGGACGCAGTTCAGCGACACGGGATCGGGCTGCGGTTGCTGGCATCCGTGAGGAAGACCTGATGTCGTTGGTCGACGCCGATATCATCTTGTCGATTGTCCCGCCGTCTCAGGCTTTAGCGGTGGCCGACAAGGTCGCGACGGCGGTTCGCTCATCCAAATCTTCTACGACATTCGTTGACTGCAATGCCGTTTCTCCACAAACGATGGAAAAGGTCTCTGAAGTCTTTAAGGACACTGCTGCGACAGTTCTCGACGCCTGCATTATCGGTGGTCCGCCACAGGCAGGCAAACCCGGCCCCCGCTTCTATATCAGCGGAGATGCAAGAGAGACCGTAGCGGTTCTCACCGAATTCGGCTTGGATGCGCGTCTTCTTGAGCGCGATGTCGGTGCCGCATCGGCACTCAAGATGTGCTACGCCGGTATCAACAAAGGCCTGATTGGCCTCGGCACCGCGATGCTGTTGGCAGCCGCTCGGAATGGAGCTGACAAAGCCCTGATGGCGGAGCTATCCGAAAGTCAGCGGCAGCTGGTCGAGAAGCTCGGCCACGGCATTCCTGACATGTATCCCAAAGCGTACCGTTGGGTTGCGGAAATGAACGAAATTGGCGCGTTTCTGGGAGCGGATGAGCCAGCTGTCGAAATATTCGCTGGAATGGCAGGTGTCTTCCAGCAAGTTGCGGACGACCAGGCCGGCAACAACGGTCTAACGGCCGTTTTGAGCGGCATGTTAGCCCAGCGACCGGAAGGAAGCCTCAACCGATACGATGCCTTGAGCAATGGCAACTTTGATGAAGGCAGTAGAGGTCTGGAGCCGGTCCCAAGCGCTCGCGAAAGTCACGACGAAGTCGAATTGGAGGCCGAACTGGAGGAGGGGCTCGAGGATAGCTTCCCTGCCAGTGATCCGGTATCGGCGATCGTGACGAGCATACCGGGGACGACGAAGAGATAG
- a CDS encoding AAA family ATPase has protein sequence MRINRLDLTRYGKFTDAVVDFGQRPVGSPDLHVVYGPNEAGKSTTFNAILDLVFGIGHSTKYGFLHPYSAMRLGGNLLVAGRDREFVRVKRLQNSLLDGDERTVAETEIMADLGGIDRSAFSTMFSLDEETLKSGGESILASKGDLGQLLFSASAGLSDLSRRLGEIRGEADRFYKLRARNTELGELRSRLADLKVKRDELDLLATDFARMRIELAAHEERYQKAVDQQSAIQRRSNEINRILRALPTMARLSLYREELRATIAVPEPPGSWKNELSAIRKESIELRVKIDAVAHSIATIESEIERVADPSEVLAFAGRGEELLKTLEPRYVTAVVDIPKLKGRIADLSVDALLLQLGQPGEKNPARLILDATTVGRLRGLINARSGVDARLEAASKELARTNRALAEEGGAYERLVEYRQPERRRAFEALAATVNAIETLDDETSLRLLTRRRQAAEASVLESMAQLVPWRGTSAELAAIPVPLTTTVEKWKATYANCRDSEKSAASDRDRLQSELDRVDAEIADIRGRSGKIDETSAIASRAARDEAWLLHRQTLTIETALDFERTMRADDQAVSARLLHFADSGMLAQLSLTRAVAIAELQSADQRLSDARSALAALTSEMLTSFSGVAAAQLLVRDPNELQEWLRRRTTALAARDDLGSIDQEIADVRDRSVSAKLRITAALKAAGIKAVDVDDTVSLIALAERELDRFNSAMDQADRLERLNADRNERTKLLAEAQSDDAEWNARWAELCAGCWLEDQQSVPDVDAVNVIIPILEKLSSAVEMKESLVDRVQKMEQDAIIFEQTVFALCSGLGMDRSGSLGDMTRAIGEKIKIAERDRDRVEKLEEALDQAREQEKELLVTRQVLSARTDEMTAFFGCTTIDEVEAQIDLCLKRQAVRAAIDDLERELLEITGVQDILEVEHRLSLADRNALEVELEGMKPLLAHHEQACRDAFHELSTIRKALDAVGGDAAAAQIEERRRTTLLDIEERAERYLELRIGIVAAEQALRLYRDRHRSGMMSRASEAFRTISRGAYSGVAAQPGKDGEVLMALSASGGSLSADALSRGARFQLYLALRVAGYHEFVTERPGVPFIADDIMETFDDFRAEEAFRLFAGMAQHGQVIYLTHHRHLIDIAKKVCPSVRVHDFDHFQRQATVSGIAAE, from the coding sequence GTGCGGATCAATCGTCTCGACCTGACGCGCTACGGCAAATTCACGGACGCTGTTGTTGATTTTGGGCAACGTCCGGTCGGATCGCCCGACCTGCATGTCGTTTACGGCCCTAACGAGGCAGGCAAGTCGACCACTTTCAATGCGATCCTCGATCTCGTCTTCGGGATCGGACACAGCACCAAATACGGATTTTTACATCCTTATTCAGCAATGAGATTAGGCGGCAACCTGCTTGTCGCTGGACGGGATCGTGAGTTCGTCCGGGTCAAGCGCCTGCAAAATAGCCTGCTGGACGGCGATGAGCGCACTGTTGCGGAAACCGAGATCATGGCTGATCTCGGTGGGATCGATCGCTCTGCGTTCTCGACGATGTTCTCGCTCGACGAAGAAACCCTCAAGAGCGGCGGCGAGAGCATCCTGGCCAGCAAAGGCGATCTCGGGCAGCTGCTTTTTTCTGCAAGCGCGGGTCTTTCAGATCTCAGTCGACGGCTCGGCGAAATCCGGGGCGAAGCCGATCGGTTTTATAAGCTACGGGCTCGCAACACGGAACTCGGAGAGCTCAGGTCGCGTCTCGCGGACCTTAAGGTGAAGCGTGACGAACTCGATCTGCTGGCAACTGATTTCGCGCGGATGAGGATTGAACTTGCGGCGCATGAGGAACGATACCAGAAGGCGGTTGATCAACAGTCGGCGATTCAACGGCGGTCAAACGAGATTAACCGCATCCTGCGAGCTCTTCCAACGATGGCGCGGCTGTCACTCTACCGGGAAGAACTGCGGGCGACGATTGCCGTACCGGAGCCCCCAGGCTCATGGAAGAATGAACTCTCGGCCATTCGCAAGGAAAGCATCGAACTGCGGGTTAAGATTGACGCCGTTGCGCATTCGATCGCCACCATCGAGAGCGAGATCGAGAGAGTTGCCGATCCATCGGAGGTTCTGGCCTTCGCAGGTAGGGGGGAGGAGCTCCTAAAGACACTGGAGCCACGCTATGTCACGGCGGTGGTCGACATTCCGAAATTGAAAGGGCGGATCGCAGACCTTTCAGTTGACGCGCTGCTTCTCCAGCTTGGGCAGCCGGGAGAGAAGAACCCGGCTCGCCTGATTCTTGACGCGACCACAGTCGGCAGACTGAGGGGCCTCATCAACGCGAGGTCAGGCGTTGATGCGCGGTTGGAAGCCGCCAGCAAAGAGCTCGCCCGAACCAATCGCGCTCTTGCAGAGGAGGGCGGAGCCTACGAGCGCCTAGTTGAATACAGGCAGCCAGAACGCCGCAGAGCGTTCGAGGCTTTAGCCGCGACTGTCAACGCGATCGAGACGCTCGACGACGAAACATCGCTTCGGCTTCTGACGCGGCGCAGACAAGCCGCTGAGGCCAGCGTGCTGGAAAGCATGGCCCAGCTCGTGCCGTGGCGAGGCACGTCGGCTGAGCTGGCTGCGATCCCGGTTCCGTTGACGACCACCGTCGAAAAATGGAAAGCCACATATGCAAACTGCCGCGATTCTGAAAAGTCCGCGGCCTCGGACAGAGATAGATTGCAATCCGAACTCGACCGTGTGGATGCCGAAATCGCGGATATTCGGGGACGTTCCGGAAAAATCGACGAGACGTCGGCGATCGCCAGCCGTGCTGCGCGCGATGAAGCATGGCTATTGCATCGACAGACGTTAACGATCGAGACCGCGCTCGACTTCGAACGCACCATGAGGGCAGACGACCAGGCCGTGTCGGCGCGTCTTCTGCATTTCGCCGATAGCGGAATGCTGGCGCAACTCAGCCTCACGCGCGCCGTTGCCATCGCAGAGCTTCAGTCCGCGGACCAGCGCCTTTCAGACGCGCGCTCTGCGCTGGCAGCGTTGACTTCGGAGATGCTCACCAGTTTCTCGGGCGTGGCGGCGGCCCAGCTCCTCGTGCGTGACCCAAACGAACTTCAAGAATGGCTCCGTCGCCGGACAACGGCTCTGGCGGCCCGCGACGACTTGGGTTCGATCGACCAGGAGATTGCGGATGTCCGAGATCGATCTGTCTCGGCGAAGCTGCGCATAACAGCAGCGCTCAAAGCCGCCGGCATCAAGGCCGTCGATGTTGACGATACCGTCTCACTCATCGCGCTGGCCGAACGTGAGCTCGATCGGTTCAATTCGGCGATGGATCAAGCCGACCGGCTTGAACGCCTCAATGCTGACCGCAACGAGCGGACAAAGCTTCTGGCCGAAGCGCAAAGCGACGATGCCGAGTGGAACGCTAGGTGGGCGGAGCTATGCGCTGGTTGCTGGCTCGAGGATCAACAATCTGTTCCGGATGTCGACGCCGTCAATGTGATCATACCGATCCTTGAAAAGCTGTCGTCGGCGGTCGAAATGAAAGAGAGCCTGGTAGACCGCGTTCAGAAGATGGAGCAGGACGCCATTATCTTCGAGCAGACGGTCTTTGCTCTGTGTTCGGGCCTCGGTATGGACCGGTCGGGATCGCTCGGCGATATGACGCGGGCAATCGGAGAAAAGATCAAAATCGCCGAGCGGGACCGGGATCGGGTCGAGAAGCTTGAAGAAGCACTCGATCAGGCGCGGGAGCAGGAGAAAGAGCTGTTGGTGACCCGACAGGTTCTTTCCGCTCGCACTGACGAGATGACGGCATTCTTCGGCTGCACCACCATTGATGAGGTGGAAGCGCAAATTGATCTTTGCTTGAAGCGGCAGGCAGTCCGCGCGGCCATTGATGACCTTGAGCGCGAACTCCTGGAGATCACCGGCGTCCAGGACATTCTCGAGGTTGAACACCGACTTTCGCTTGCCGACAGGAATGCGCTTGAGGTCGAGCTGGAGGGCATGAAGCCGCTTCTTGCACACCACGAGCAGGCGTGCCGAGATGCGTTTCACGAGCTCTCCACCATCCGCAAGGCATTGGACGCGGTCGGAGGCGACGCAGCGGCCGCTCAGATCGAGGAACGGCGTCGGACCACGCTGCTGGACATTGAAGAGCGGGCAGAGAGATATCTCGAGCTGAGGATCGGTATCGTTGCTGCCGAACAGGCGCTCAGGCTTTACAGGGATCGTCATCGGAGCGGGATGATGTCCAGAGCGTCGGAAGCGTTCCGGACCATCAGCCGCGGCGCCTATTCCGGGGTAGCCGCGCAGCCCGGCAAAGATGGGGAAGTGTTGATGGCTCTATCAGCGAGCGGCGGATCTCTATCGGCAGACGCGCTGTCGCGGGGAGCACGGTTTCAGCTTTACCTGGCATTGCGAGTGGCGGGATACCACGAATTCGTGACCGAGCGGCCCGGCGTCCCGTTCATCGCCGATGACATCATGGAGACGTTCGACGACTTTCGGGCGGAAGAAGCCTTCAGGCTGTTTGCCGGGATGGCGCAACATGGCCAGGTGATCTACCTCACGCATCACAGACACCTAATCGATATTGCGAAAAAGGTGTGTCCATCGGTACGGGTACATGATTTCGACCACTTCCAGCGGCAGGCAACAGTGAGCGGAATAGCGGCGGAATAA
- a CDS encoding DNA repair exonuclease, whose protein sequence is MAFRFVHTADIHLDSPLKSLALLNGELADLIGLATRQSFIQTIELCLEEQVDALIIAGDLYDGEQTSMKTARFLAEQLGRLHQGGIRTYIIRGNHDALSKITAQLVMPDTVKVFGEVAELVTIERSAGDFDVAIHGMSFAKPHAPESLLRHFAAPLPGAVNIGIMHTSLGGSAGHDLYAPCSVAELRQAGFQYWALGHIHKRSALQDQSCAVVMPGIPQGRDINEDGSKTVSLVTVRDDRSILVEERRTAVAQFERLQIDVSMAADWDDLVALCKLQLGELASAIPKGQIVARVEVIGTSELAWRARRDIDLLRTEFETHGSLIGNIWIEKVKVSSSRPRQNGGNPGALGELATIIAREIHGSIDFNSEVKAIADELRGQLPAELRDIIGKDQAAYDGLMAKFAKEGTAHVLALLQGAEGE, encoded by the coding sequence ATGGCATTCCGATTCGTCCACACCGCCGACATCCATCTCGACTCGCCGCTGAAGTCCCTTGCGCTTCTCAACGGCGAGCTGGCAGATCTCATCGGGCTTGCTACCAGGCAATCGTTCATCCAGACGATCGAGCTGTGCCTCGAAGAGCAGGTCGACGCTCTGATCATCGCTGGCGACCTCTACGACGGTGAGCAGACGTCGATGAAAACGGCGCGGTTCCTTGCCGAACAACTCGGGCGCTTGCATCAGGGCGGTATTCGGACCTACATCATCCGCGGCAACCACGATGCCCTCTCAAAGATCACCGCACAGCTTGTGATGCCGGACACGGTCAAGGTGTTCGGTGAGGTCGCTGAACTGGTCACCATCGAGCGGTCCGCCGGGGATTTCGACGTTGCGATCCACGGAATGAGTTTTGCTAAGCCGCATGCGCCAGAATCTCTCCTCCGACACTTCGCCGCCCCACTGCCCGGCGCGGTCAATATCGGGATCATGCATACCAGCCTTGGTGGCTCAGCAGGACACGATCTTTACGCGCCCTGCAGTGTTGCCGAGCTCAGACAGGCAGGGTTTCAGTACTGGGCGCTCGGCCACATTCACAAACGATCCGCTCTGCAAGACCAAAGCTGCGCTGTCGTGATGCCCGGAATACCGCAGGGGCGTGACATCAATGAGGACGGATCGAAGACGGTGTCACTGGTGACCGTGCGTGATGACCGCTCGATCCTCGTCGAAGAACGAAGAACTGCCGTCGCCCAATTCGAGCGGCTCCAAATCGACGTCTCAATGGCCGCTGACTGGGACGACTTGGTGGCACTGTGCAAACTTCAGCTTGGCGAACTGGCCTCGGCGATACCGAAAGGCCAGATCGTGGCACGGGTGGAGGTGATAGGGACGAGTGAGCTTGCTTGGCGCGCTCGCAGGGACATCGATCTTCTGAGGACGGAGTTCGAAACACATGGGTCGTTGATCGGAAATATCTGGATCGAAAAAGTGAAAGTCTCGTCGTCGCGGCCGCGGCAAAACGGCGGGAATCCGGGAGCGCTGGGCGAGCTTGCGACTATCATTGCGCGAGAGATCCATGGCTCGATCGATTTCAATTCGGAGGTCAAGGCGATTGCCGACGAATTGCGCGGCCAGTTGCCGGCGGAGCTCAGGGACATCATCGGAAAAGATCAGGCGGCGTATGACGGTTTGATGGCGAAGTTTGCAAAAGAGGGGACAGCGCATGTGCTCGCGCTTCTCCAGGGGGCCGAGGGAGAGTGA
- a CDS encoding gamma-glutamylcyclotransferase family protein, whose amino-acid sequence MTVEHRLATYGSLAPGKLNNNQLDGLAGFWRSGKIFGRLVDAGWGSDLGFPGLVLDDQAYAIPVSVFESSDLPHHWQRLDSFEGEGYRRAPVSVTIDGEQVEAHVYTLAKIARL is encoded by the coding sequence ATGACAGTTGAACATCGCCTCGCGACCTATGGCAGCCTTGCACCTGGAAAGCTCAACAATAACCAACTTGACGGACTTGCAGGCTTCTGGCGGTCTGGCAAGATTTTCGGGCGCCTCGTGGACGCTGGCTGGGGCTCGGACTTGGGCTTTCCCGGTCTTGTGCTCGATGACCAGGCCTACGCGATCCCGGTGTCGGTCTTCGAATCCTCCGATCTTCCACATCACTGGCAGCGGCTGGATTCGTTCGAAGGCGAGGGTTATCGTAGGGCGCCGGTCTCCGTCACCATCGATGGCGAACAGGTTGAGGCTCACGTTTACACCTTGGCTAAGATTGCAAGGCTGTGA
- a CDS encoding helix-turn-helix transcriptional regulator, with translation MSISPSQCRAARALLELDQNELAARASVSRGVIIDFEKGRRTPGANNLAAIARALQAAGVTFIDGTYSGSGGPGVRLFAPAGASIDTNEDETIQYKDMFENDAHPGAGG, from the coding sequence ATGTCGATTTCTCCGTCGCAGTGCAGAGCCGCTCGTGCCCTATTGGAATTAGACCAAAACGAGCTCGCAGCTCGCGCTTCCGTATCGCGTGGCGTGATTATCGATTTCGAGAAAGGCCGGCGGACGCCTGGCGCAAATAACCTCGCTGCTATAGCGCGCGCCCTTCAAGCTGCTGGCGTCACCTTCATTGACGGTACTTACAGCGGAAGCGGCGGGCCTGGTGTCCGTCTTTTCGCGCCGGCCGGTGCCTCTATCGACACCAACGAAGACGAGACTATCCAATACAAGGACATGTTTGAGAACGACGCGCATCCCGGTGCCGGCGGATGA